In Sesamum indicum cultivar Zhongzhi No. 13 linkage group LG8, S_indicum_v1.0, whole genome shotgun sequence, the sequence TTATTGAACTCAACAATTGACTCCGTATCCAACTCTATATAAGCCTATAAATAGAAATCTTATACAGATTTCTGGAGACACGATTCACCATCACACTTATTCTTAAACTCTAACTTTCTTGCATTATTCTCTCTCGATTTTTAAGCTACTTTAAGTCTATATTTGCACCCTACATGAATATATACACCTTATCACCATTTTATACcattattttcactttaattcaagttttttcctttattgttttcataaaccattagTAATTTAAGTATTAGAGTGCTAATATCTTTTTGCAGGGCTAGTCTTTCGATGATCTTAGGATTATTTTGAAGATTCTTCGATCCTCGTAGTGTGATCAAATTTTTGGTATGCATCAAATAACCTTTTAACATTGATTATGAttagaaaatatgtaaatttataattaaataattataacatataatactcataacaattaaaaagaaaaaataaatcacatcaatatatataaaaacaatgcATCAAAAATTCGCGCCCTCCTGATGCATTGTTTTTAGGAGGGCGCGAATCTTCATCATAAAACCGTAATAAATCCTTCCTTTTAGGAGTATTTATGTCATTTCctcaataataacaataatccCATTGAATCCTAAATATTGCACtatgtactattatttttttaaactggTTGACGGATGTTAAGAAGATTCTAATGActtgaaatattgaaaaacaTTCAATCTGTTCGAAAACTAAATTGTGGAGTTTTTAGGTAATGTTAACCTACTTTGCAGGCTATTCTAAATTACATCCGACCCCTGATGTGATAATCTGCAGCAGTGCCACCATGTATGATTTCATTACACAACAAAAGACAATTGAAagacacaaacacacacacacacaaaaaaaaaaaaaagaaaaagaaaataataataaagacaCAAGACACAGGAATGAGCAAATACACCAAGAACAAAACAGCCCTGTAATTTCTGTAACACTGAGAATCACGCATCACTCCGACACCGATAGTATCTGGAGCATCCCCTGTTGTAAGTATTCGAGGGCTCAGGAAGACAGCCGCTGCCTCTCGAATAAGGCTCACCTGCCGCACCGCCGTTGCACACCGGCTGGTCCCTTTTCAGAGCCCCTGGAGAGATGTATTTCTTCTGCTCAAGAATCCTCCTGCTTATTTCTGATTCCATCAGCACCTCTAGCTCCTGCCTGCATTCTGCTATTGATCCGACACATGACGATGATGGCCCTGCTGCCGAATCATTCAAAGCAGCGGCGGTGTCGTTGATCAGACATGCGAGCGTAAGGAGTAGGAAGAAGGCGTGAGGAAGGAAGAAAGTGGGATTTGTTTCCATTTCTTGTGAATGAAATTGAGTTGCAGACAGCTTTGGGCAAAGTTTATAATGCAGCAGCAAGTCTCCTCCCATCTTTCTTTTTGAAGATAGTGGAAGCCACACTACAACCGGGGGGCCGCACTTCACCTAACCTAATACGAAAAAAACCACACTACCTAAGCATTATGTTTGCTTAAGAGTGCAAAATCCTAACTCAGATCAATTTTGATACAATCAAAGAAATTATACGGTaagtatgatatatttgttgtacgtgtatgattattttttttaatattgtacatcaatcatataataaatgtattacatttatcatacaattaatttagatttgatTGGACCAAGTTCGAGCTAAACTTTCCCCTTAAGTATATTTCTTTACTTTGATTAGGTTCATTGTACCAACTACAAAAGTTGCACGTGTTTGGATTTTTAACAGTGGTAGATAGTGTCACACGGGGACATGCACGTgggaaaatataaatatgaaagtaCATATTATTTAGGATGAATTACATCAATCtctcttgagatttgacacagttaaaaatactttttcgttgtttaaaaaattataaatactctccCGATggttgatgaaattatataatttttggatggaggtatgaaattgtcaaatttgttctaactgtatttttttttatttttaaattaaaattcgtaAAAAAGTCGGATGGgatggatgaatttttttttaaaaattataaaaaatttatcctcttaataatccataaaaagaatcataaaaaattatagaaattaaataaaattctaagtcttaattaataagggcattttgtcagttcaccacaaaaaatagatgaaaatctaacggattagctaattgttagatgaCCGGTAAAATCAaggaattattaataatttttcaaatgaagagagagtgcgtaattatgtcaaatctcacgGGAGGTTAtcgtaatttatcctattatatattagtaatcaGTCATTATTAAGttatagataaattaaatattataaatttatttgtagatttcgaaaaaaaaataattgaaattggattttattgaatttgaactaattatatgaaaaatgtaatatacttgttgtgtgattaatGTACAATTTCGAGAAATTGACTAATTACTTGTTAAGTGtatcatattattttgtgattaatttgatcaaattaaacctaatttgaataagaattttaaggAGATTTAAATGGTGTTTGCATCAgtaaatatatcttataagatgaatgaaatttataagACGTTGAGaagtatttgttaaatttttgttgtaattaaattagcttataaaataagacaaaaaaaaaaatattaaaagtttacGAACTCTTTTAACAAAAAGTAACAAGTTCTGAACTATTTCTTAAAATCTTAACAAGTTccaaatcatattaattataaaattatcgttactaatatcatataaatttcatatttttattttaaaataaaaaaaagtgcaAGTAATCTTTgagtgatattgtaaataaaattgcaatttatcttttatgttttttaaaatacagtatTTTAtcctctgtattttttaaaataaaacaatttacgTCCTTAGATAGAAAGGTagtttgctttattttaaaaagtatagaagatatattattattatttttataataagaataatttgctcatttacgataAACTCTCGTGGATGGAATAAGATGTAATCGTAATTTGCATGTGGATGAACATAATCAAATTAGATAACGTCTTGTCGGATTTCAGGATCATCAGTAACACAAAGGGAAATCATGTGTTAGATTGACGTTGTCGTCTGCGGGATTCATCACCGACTGTATTACTGCATCCATCACCGTCGCGTTTCGGAATCAGCTGCAGCACTGATATGATAAAATCGATCACGTGCATAGCTCCTCATCCCCATCGATCTCTCACTCCctcccattttctctcaaCGTCACCTTTGTTGAATAGTCTTGTCTGTCCGCCTTGGTTTTGATCATCTGACGCGTGAATTTCATTGCAGAATAGTAGTTTGATAATACGAGGAAAGCTAGCTAGATCGAAACTAAGGGACAATGAGTTCGTTCTCGAGTTTAGGGGGCTCGCTGGATTTCGACAGAGATGTGCCGCTCAGCGACAGGCTCAAAGTCTTCAAATCCACGAATTACGACCCCGAATCCTATGTCACCACCCACTGCAGCAACCTGAGCGAAAAGGTCCGATTCTCACATGTCCTTCTCCCTCTCTGCGTGTGTGCCTGTTTTTTGGGCTTGGCATGATTGAAAGAGAATGATAATTCGGCGTGTAGTGTACGCGTTTTTGTGATCCATGCATAGGACTGATTCCTTAATTTGTAATAGACATAAGTTCTCTTTTGATGATTTCAGGAGATTTCAACTCATCCAAATTGTAAGacgaaaagaaatatatatatagttaagtTAAACAGAGTGGACTTTTACTGTTAGTAGAGGTTGAGAACTATGTGATGGTTAcagaaattattgataaaatgttGATTTTGTGGAAGATGATCCTAATGAGAATATGTCTCCTTCTGATAGAATCATAACTAGGGAGTTTAATGTTTATGTGATAAGGCATAAAGCGTTTACGCGAAAAGTTGTTGAATTTGCACATTTTTGGCAGGAAATTAGGCACCTCTGCATGCACCTTGTGAGCTTGAAGAAGGCGTCTGCCGAAGAGATGCGGAAAAGTGTTTACGCCAATTATGCATCATTTATAAGGTGAGTGGTGGTACAAGTCAATTGTAAAGCTAAGGGTCCCTGTTAACTTTCCTGTTCTCTGTTCTTGCTATTTGGAGTGTCATGCTGATTGTCTTGGACAAGCCCTTTAAGCATTTACCGTATCGCGGACTATAGCAGTTTCTAATCAAAGGAATTAGCAGAACATCGAGtagaataaaagaaatcaGTGGAAAGATAGTGGTTTAAGGTATAACAGACCGAAAATGTTAACCATTTTAGATTCAGAAAAATGTTGTCTGGATTCTTTACATCACCACTGATCTAGATTACGCAGATTTTGCAGTGTGTTTATAGTTTGATCACGTTGACAAGAGCTGTCTTATTTGTCTGTACATTTCAGAACGTCAAGGGAAATTTCTGATCTGGAAGGGGAGCTTGTTTCCTTGAAAAATCTTCTATCTTCGCGTGCAAATATCATTCACAGCATAGCTGATGGAGTTCGAGTTGAGTCCTTGAACGACAGAACTGATTATGGGGAGGATGCTGTCCATTTTGAAGATAGAGAGCCTACAAAAACTGATAAGTGGTTGTCACAATATTTGGAGGACCTTGAAGTCCTGCTGGCTGAGAGACGAGTCGAAGAAGCTTTAGCTGCACTAGACGAAGGTGAAAATGTAGCAGAGGAGGCTAGGGAGAGTGGGTCAATGACTCCCTCAGCGTTTTTGTCATTGGGAAACTCTATCATGGAAAACAGGCAGAAATTAGCAGATCAATTAGCAGAGTCAACCTGCCAACCCTCAATAAACGGCTTTGAACTCCGTTCATCAGTGCAAGCTATGAAGCAACTCGGAGATGGCCCCCGAGCACATACAGTACTGCTCAAGTGTCATGAGCAAAAATTGCACAGAAACATGCAGTCTCTCAACCCGTCATCTCATGGAACAGCATACATAACCGCGCTATCACGTCTAGTTTTCTCAACAATCGCTCAGGCAGCAAACGATTCTTTAGCTATATTCAGTGATGAGCCAGCTTTTACATCCGAGCTTGTAACTTGGGCCGTCAATCAGACACATGCTTTTGCTCAGCTTGTCAAGAAAAATGTTGTAGCCGCCCCAGCAGCATCAGGATGCCTAAGGATAGTTGCTGAATCTGTTCATATAAGCTTGGAGCACTGCTTGTTGCTAGAAGACCGTGGATTGGCCCTTTGTCCCACGCTCTTGAAAATCTTCAAGCCTTACCTGGAACAGGCCCTTACTGCCAACTTAAAAAGAATTGAGCTATGTACAGCAGCAATTGCTGCTTCCGATAATTGGTCACTCACTTATCCACCTGTTGCTGGCCGTTCCTGGGGTGGTTCTGCCGGTAGTAGTGTTGGATTCCAGCAAAAGCTTTCGAGCAGTGCTCATAGATTCAATACAATGATTCAGGTGAATCTTTGAAAACATTTTCTTCATACGGGATATTCATTATGAATTCATGTCATACTTCTGAGAATGTAACTTGTCaaagttttgaattttgatccAGGAGCTTTGCGAGGATATTGGCTCTCTTGAAATCTTGCAGCTATCTGAGCAAGCTTTGGAAGGCGTGTTGCACTCGTTTAACTCATTCGTTAACTTGATGATAAACGCGTTTCCTAGTTCTGCGGAGACTGAAAACTTGGAGGGAACTGGGAGAAGAATAGTTAATTTGGCAGAGACTGAAACTCAACAGTTATCTTTGCTGGCTAACGCAGTGTTGTTAGCTGATGAGCTTCTTCCACGTGGAACGATCAAGTTCTGCTCCAACACCAGAAGTGGTGATCAGTCCCGGAGGGCTTCAGAGAAGCGTCCTCCTGAGCAAAGAGAACTGAAGCGAAGGCTCCAACGCTTTGTTGACCAACTGAGAGATAGCTTCTGCCGCCAACATGCCCTTGAGCTCATATTCACCGATGATGGAGGTGTCCGTCTAAGTGCTGATATCTACTTGAGTATGGATGAAAGCACAGCGCAGCCTGAATGGTTCCCGTCTCCTATTTATCAGGTAACAGATGAGTTGAGAGTATATTTTCACAAACTAGTTTGAATTGTGAAGATACACAACATATAGCAAAATTGTTGTCTAATACTCATTAAATTGTACAATACTTAGGAACTATTTGTAAAATTGACGCGGTTAGCAAGCATAGCATCAGATGTTTTCGTAGGAAGAGAGAGGTTCGGAACTGTTCTGTTAATGAGACTCACAGAGACTGTCATCCTGTGGTTTTCTGAAGATCAAAACTTCTGGGAGGAGCTGGAAGCTGGACAGAGGAGTCTAGGACCACTTGGGCTTCAACAGGTTTTGTTCTCTTCCCGTTTCCGAAGTTACTGACAACATTATTCTGCAAGCACTGAGATACAATGTCTTAAATCAAGATTTTTCACACTCAACAGAGATGTAAAAATCTGATACTCTGTGCAGTTCTATTTGGACATGGAGTTTGTGATACTGTTTTCATCTCAAGGGCGTTACTTGTCACGGAATCTGCATCAAGTGATGAAGAACGTTATCAGTAGAGCTATTGAAGCAGTTCAGGCAAATGGAATTGATCCATTCAGGTGGAGCACTATGCAACTGGCTTTCTGCCTAGTCTGTTAAATCTATTCAGCCAATATCTTTGTCCTAAGATGCTATAATACTAAATCTTTGTCAACCTTTGCAGCGTGCTGCCGGAGGATGAATGGTTCGCTGATGTTGCTCAAATAGCGATAAAAATGCTTACTGGCCCACCCAGTTTCGAAGGAGATCGTGACGGGAGCAGTCCAACAGCAAAATCTGTGTCTTCTGTCCATTCTCACGGAAGTACATAGTATCATCACAAAGTTGCGATAAACATCCCCATTAGCTATAGAGAATCACGAGCATCAACATCTAAGTTCTAGATCCAAGTGGTCTTCTCAGGTTCTTTAGCGTTGTTCTTGAGAATGAGCCGCTTTGCCCATTCCTTAAAGATGTTTTCATGGGATCTGGtccacaaataatttattagtctGGTTCTGACAAATGAGTCTATCAAGTCCTTTAGCTATGTTTTTGAGGAATGATCCAATCTGACCCATTCTTTATCGAGTAGTCTTTAGAAGATTCTTATCCagcaaagtttttttttctttattcttgttTCGATGAACAATTATTGAGTCCTCGGATTAGCTGCTCTATTCAGATGTGGAAAACCAGATCATGTTCAGTTCTCATTACCTTGAGAATGTAAGAACAAAGTTTTCATGGTATCTAAACCTTAATGTCTACATGCTTATTCAACACATTATGTTGTCATCTCCCACCACTGTGATTGAGAAGGATGTGCTCACAACAGTGAATCAATTTTCCTTCACTTTATCCTCTCATAACTTCCACAAACCACTGATGTTAATCTCCCATTTGCTGTTTCTAGCGCTTTTTCTCAATCTGAAACTGAAGAATGGCAATTTATTTGCGCGACTTTTCGAACATGGGATCTTGGAAGCAAAGAACAAGACTTGTTTGTTACGATCTATGAATTACACTTTTGAGTATTATAACTATTCAAGGGTTTCCTCAAAAAACCCAAGTTGTTGATAATTCACATAATCAATTTCGTTTAGCCGCATACAGCACAAGATCTGCTCAGGCAACTCTTCAGCTTTGGTACCCTGGCAATAATCGAAAGAAGCACACATTAACATGTTGTAGCTGAGGAACAAGTAATGGAAATAGGGAGAACAGTTGTACTTGCCTGAATTGTTAACCCAAAATCCAGGACACACAGCTTTAGCCTGTCCAAGAATGTTTCAAACCCCTTTCTTGAAATGTAGCTGAATCTGTGCATGTCCAAatctatttcaaaataattttcgcCCTGCAAAGTATAAGAGAACAAATTCTTAAGGATGGAGGATAGTAACATTGAATGTGAcagaaattttcttctatgGTGATTAATAGTCAActgatcaaatttaaactttttatccGTCAAACACTAATCAAGTAACTCTTCTAGAATGTTTTGCCTGGACTACTGATTAGCATAACTTGCAAGCATGGTTCATAGCATAATTGTATAGTTGCCCTTCAATATCTGAACGCAGTAGGAACAAAAAAAGAACCTTCGATATGAAAATTACAGAACACCACTTACAggcataatttatattaatgatcTATCTTGGCCTTTCAGTATATAGGGATCATTAATTCGTAATATAAAATAGGGTTTATTGCACCATCCCCCTACTACTATTGGTATTTCCAGATATTCCCCTCTCACTATCGAAATTACATATATCCCCTCTGACTAACAGCTGTCAGTCAAACTTGACGGAAAATGCTCAACAGGGGACGGGGGTGTAATTAACCctcccccccttttttttccatattctCAAATCTCCCAGGGTGTTAATGTTACAATCTCTAGTTCATATAATTCAAGTTATACTAGAGAAGGTTAGACAAGCGGATAAGAGTGGTTTCCCAAAAATCAAGTAAGAACTAATGCTGACAGATTAAAAATCCACTTGTTCAAGAGCTGCGAGGACCAAACTTAACTTACCGAGTAAAATTCATGTTGAGGACGGGACAGAACGGGTTTTTCATTGTAGGCATGCATGAGCTTCCTCTCTGCAGCACTCAGAGGCAGGTCCTCGACATTTGCTACACGACCCAGTATCTTTAACCTTTCCCTGAACGGCGCGACCGTGTCTACTGGAAAACCTTTAACTTTTTCTACTTCATCATCAATCAGTTTCTGTAATATGTCAAAACACATTTACTCGATAAAAACGTCGAAAAGAAGTGCACTATAAGGGAAAAAAGCATTGTCGCAATTTTCTCTTGTAATTCTTGATCATCTACAAGATTGATCAGGTGTTACATTGAGAGTAAAGCAAACAGTTATCTGtgtttcataaaatttgcatAAACGTTGACATCAAATTGATCGATTGACTCACCcgaatattttcttgaaaagagGCTGAAAGTTCCTTGGCAAAGCTCTCAGAGAGCTTAAAGTACAAAACAAAGCTTAATCCTTCCCCATCTGTCTCGCCCTGAAATATTGCTGCAGGATATAATGGCATCTGCAAACCAGAAAAACGAGCACGTACTGCtataatgagaaaaatataagccAAATGCGAGGacattaaaaatacaacatgtCCTTACATTAAAGGGTATAAACATCATTTCCTTACAGGATATAAAATTGTTCCGGACAAGTGAAAGAAAAGGCTTCAGAGACTACATGACCATATTATCGTCTATTTATTCCGGAGATGTGAAAAGGCCTAATATTCAGCTATCTCTACACTAGTGTGTTTACTGGTTATTAGGTGTAATGGTtgctaatttatgctttcccTAATACAAATCTTATAGTATACCATGTAAATAAATGATGCATGACATACCAATTCTCTGTAATATAAGGAAACGAAAGCTCCAATAGTGTTGTACTTGATGAGTTCAGTACCTGAACATTTACAACAAGAATGGGTGGCAGTTTCCCAGATGAAGTAATAACAGGGAGTTCCACAAATCGAGCAATATGATCAATTTTCCTCTGAGATAAAAATACATCAAGTCCAAAAGGTTTATATGCGGCACAATTGGGAGCATGATCCTTCCTTTTATCCCTGCCCACAAAATGTGCAGTATGAAAANNNNNNNNNNCACCCCCgggaaaagataaaaaataaaaataaataaaaagccGATACTAGACATATATAGAGGATGAGTACAGTTATTTTACCTGAAATAATTTGCTCCCCTAACCTTGAAAGTCCCTGGATCAATGTCTGACCAACTATCGGGCATTCTCTTCCCCAAGGGGCAAAACGGCACTTGGGAACCGGCTAAAGGTCTTTGCAGCAGCGCCTTGGAAGAAACTGCAGCACAAACAGGAGAAACATTACATGAAGTGTCATGCATATAATGAAATATCCAGGTTGAAGTGTGTATATCTGAACAAAATCCATGAATTAGTGACAGGCAGAAGATGCAGCATGGCCGTCACAGAATCGGACTACTTGTTAGCATCATCTCCAAAGAACTAAATGTAGTAGTAAAAATAGCAAGAAAAACAGATCTGCAAATACGTCAGAGAAACGTCTATCTTTAAGTAGTTCTTCACAGGCTTGAGCAGTATGATTTCCAGTGAGATGCCAACAGGAAATGGTGAAAGCAATGGGATGAATGCAAAACAGATTTAAGAACTGAATTTGTTGAGTTGAGCCTTTACACTAATCCACTAACAAAGGATGATAAAAAGAGAACTGAGAAAGATGGCAACCATTTCAACAGGAAACAGAATTAGTCATGTGACGAACATGGCGAACATACAGACAATTCCGGggatcaaaattcaaacaatatcaaataacATCATAGTATTTAGGTTTACTCACATAAAGTAGCAATAGGATGTTCATCCTTCCATTTGAAGGAGAGTTTCAAGGCAGTCTTTTTCCTTGTACTTGGAGGGCTAGAGCTAAGGGATCTTCTCTTTTCAACATGGGAAATGGTAGAAGCTAGACAAGGCAAACAGTTATTTGGAAGGATTCCGCAATTATCCAATAAACTGTCGTCTCCAGCGGAATTTTCTCCAGATGGGCCTGAGATTTCATCAAGGAATACAGGCTGTACGTCACCCAAAGGGCCGTCCGCTTTCACTCTGACATTGGAAACACTTTGAGTAACTGAACTTCTTGCCGTTTCACTTCCAAGAATAGGTTCAGAATTGCCAGTTGATGAGTCCATGGGATCAGGGACAGGTTGGATGCGGCAACTACCATCAGTATGGAAATTATCTGCTGCAGAAACGATTCTGGGCATGGATGTTCCATCAAATCCACTAACAGAGAGCACGTCTACAGCAATAAAGCATTATTAGTTTGACATGAGAATGGAAAATCGAATGTAGTTAGAAGAGAAAGATAAGTTTCCAATATACCATCAGGAAGGCTTTGAAAATCTTCATCGCTCCAGTCAGATTCAAGTACAGCAGCAGAATCAAACCATGCTTCTTCAACACTTCCTGGCATTGCAAACATGTGAAGTAATAAGTCTACTCAGATAAATGGTACATCCTTCCAAAACTGAAGAACTCCTTCAACAGCTTTAAACCATAAATCAAAGGGCACTGACAGACAAAGATTTCTACGCAGACTATGCTCATACTTCCCTATTTCAGAGGAGGTTCAATTGCTCATTAGCAATCCCAATTCCAAAACCAAAGAACTAAAACAACATCCAATCGTACGAAGCTACTTTGCTCATCTTAATCTAACAGAAAAGCAACATTAACTACCATTCGAAGTGCAAATGAAGATGATGTCTTTACCAACAAACATGCATAAAAGCCAGCTAACATGCTCATTGGAATTGGTAAACAGCAATGTACTCCAATCCTTAGATTTACAACCAAAATTTACCCAGAAAGCCAAGAAAGATGAGTAATTAAATGACGGAGCTCATGTTTGAATTCAGGAGTGTCCAGCTTAATAAAGGTGGCAATAGTCCAACTACCGTTTGAGCAGCCTCAATGTACCCAAACTAGATTTACAGTGTCAAGTAATAGAAAGTAATAAGCCAACCATGTGAACTTTCTCAACTTTACtcctttgttctttttcaCAATTCCTAATACAATCTTCTTCAGCATCTTATCAGCATTTCTTGAGAAACTCAACAGTTAATAGAAAACCAGTTCCATTCTGCCCTCAGAGTTCATTTCAGGGATTCAAGAATTTAGCTCCCTCTTCTTCAATTCACATATTTCAGTCAAATTATCAGTACTTCACACATTCAAGAACCAATAATACTGTAATGGATCAAGAACTATTCTCACCAGCAGATACACAGAAATGCCAccaaacacacaaaaacaaatagagagagggagaaaagTGAACCATGAAAAGTGGGATTGCTGAAGGGACGATCAACAGGCAAAGCCGAAAGCTTTTCAGCTCTATCCGAAGATCGATCTGACAAATGAGAAGGGAACCTCCTCTTCAAAGCCTGCCTTCTCTTTCTGTTCCTCTTTTTCCTTGAACCCCCAAACTTACCCCCCACACAATTCTCCGGCCGAGACACACAGGCCCCCATCTCTCTCCTTCTCCAAATAGTTAAATAAactgttttttattaaaaaacgaACAAAAGGGCTAGTCCAAATtcagaaacaaataaaactatCATACATACATCTCTCTTTCTCACAAGATCAACCCCAAAATCCCATTAAATCTCTAAAGAGAGAAGCAAAAAATTcattctagagagagaaagcggGAAGAGGAGGAGAAGCCCATCACCCACCCTCCTCTTCTTTCCCCCTCGATCTTTCAACAACTACAGAAATCCCTTTGCCATCAACCCCTTCTCCCACACTCACAAAATcaacacatacatataattacacatttaAACCAATCTTGATACTCAGAACCGACGGTAAAAACGAAGTCGTGGGAGAAGATCTACAGTTAGTCAATTTGTAGCCGTGGGCAAATCTAAACTCTCTCAACACGGCAGTAGAAAGAGaagtaaagaaaaagataagcAAGCCGCAGCGACGGCAGTTGGGACTTAGGATGCATATTCCATTGTTGGCCCGTGACACGTGTCCGAGATCGAAGGGCTCAGCCGGGGGGCGCGAGAAGGAGTATTCAGATCGCACGTGTGACCCCTGAGATTTTAACGTTGCTGTTTCTAAGTATCAGCTGTCAGACCAAAATCTAACACTTTTGGACACCGttgtttgttgtgttttgtttttgtctttgtatttatgttgttattatattagggtaaattatgatagatataaatattttttcattctatgaaaaattataaatattttataaaaattaacagtcatttaacaaatacttTCTATATAAGGAgcatttattagataattattaatcatggggaggtatttataatttgttaaataataagaaaatatttataattacgatAAACTT encodes:
- the LOC105168176 gene encoding exocyst complex component EXO84A-like; amino-acid sequence: MSSFSSLGGSLDFDRDVPLSDRLKVFKSTNYDPESYVTTHCSNLSEKEIRHLCMHLVSLKKASAEEMRKSVYANYASFIRTSREISDLEGELVSLKNLLSSRANIIHSIADGVRVESLNDRTDYGEDAVHFEDREPTKTDKWLSQYLEDLEVLLAERRVEEALAALDEGENVAEEARESGSMTPSAFLSLGNSIMENRQKLADQLAESTCQPSINGFELRSSVQAMKQLGDGPRAHTVLLKCHEQKLHRNMQSLNPSSHGTAYITALSRLVFSTIAQAANDSLAIFSDEPAFTSELVTWAVNQTHAFAQLVKKNVVAAPAASGCLRIVAESVHISLEHCLLLEDRGLALCPTLLKIFKPYLEQALTANLKRIELCTAAIAASDNWSLTYPPVAGRSWGGSAGSSVGFQQKLSSSAHRFNTMIQELCEDIGSLEILQLSEQALEGVLHSFNSFVNLMINAFPSSAETENLEGTGRRIVNLAETETQQLSLLANAVLLADELLPRGTIKFCSNTRSGDQSRRASEKRPPEQRELKRRLQRFVDQLRDSFCRQHALELIFTDDGGVRLSADIYLSMDESTAQPEWFPSPIYQELFVKLTRLASIASDVFVGRERFGTVLLMRLTETVILWFSEDQNFWEELEAGQRSLGPLGLQQFYLDMEFVILFSSQGRYLSRNLHQVMKNVISRAIEAVQANGIDPFSVLPEDEWFADVAQIAIKMLTGPPSFEGDRDGSSPTAKSVSSVHSHGST
- the LOC105168175 gene encoding uncharacterized protein LOC105168175, whose amino-acid sequence is MGACVSRPENCVGGKFGGSRKKRNRKRRQALKRRFPSHLSDRSSDRAEKLSALPVDRPFSNPTFHGSVEEAWFDSAAVLESDWSDEDFQSLPDDVLSVSGFDGTSMPRIVSAADNFHTDGSCRIQPVPDPMDSSTGNSEPILGSETARSSVTQSVSNVRVKADGPLGDVQPVFLDEISGPSGENSAGDDSLLDNCGILPNNCLPCLASTISHVEKRRSLSSSPPSTRKKTALKLSFKWKDEHPIATLFSSKALLQRPLAGSQVPFCPLGKRMPDSWSDIDPGTFKVRGANYFRDKRKDHAPNCAAYKPFGLDVFLSQRKIDHIARFVELPVITSSGKLPPILVVNVQMPLYPAAIFQGETDGEGLSFVLYFKLSESFAKELSASFQENIRKLIDDEVEKVKGFPVDTVAPFRERLKILGRVANVEDLPLSAAERKLMHAYNEKPVLSRPQHEFYSGENYFEIDLDMHRFSYISRKGFETFLDRLKLCVLDFGLTIQGTKAEELPEQILCCMRLNEIDYVNYQQLGFFEETLE
- the LOC105168174 gene encoding protein RALF-like 32, whose product is MGGDLLLHYKLCPKLSATQFHSQEMETNPTFFLPHAFFLLLTLACLINDTAAALNDSAAGPSSSCVGSIAECRQELEVLMESEISRRILEQKKYISPGALKRDQPVCNGGAAGEPYSRGSGCLPEPSNTYNRGCSRYYRCRSDA